Proteins from one Elgaria multicarinata webbii isolate HBS135686 ecotype San Diego chromosome 3, rElgMul1.1.pri, whole genome shotgun sequence genomic window:
- the NPTX1 gene encoding neuronal pentraxin-1 — protein sequence MPARTPLCCTRARLTHLPAQRWLFHADAGRPRPPATAVGSPCPPRSIPSKGAKAAAAAARQDQTRPMPPGPSTLTYASFNRKHDGHKPAYRSRLSSSVDSSVVLKVRPRLRSSSASVGNFAPAMFAAVRCSLVLVSFFFWRGCAQNFGQTRFICTSVPVDMDMCTSSMQSGGSTEDLKTTVLQLRETVLQQKETIMNQKETIRELTTKLGRCESQSLLETVPSEAKTGRKQTTSSKNTMGDLSRTPAAETLSQLGQTLQSLKTRLENLEQFSRMNSSSQTNSLKDILQNNIDDLEKQVLSRINSLEEGKYNPKNESEERGKIESTLTSLHQRISDLEKGQKDNRPTDKFQLTFPLRTNYMYAKVKKSLPEMYAFTICMWIKSNASPGVGTPFSYAVLGQANELVLIEWGNNPMEILINDKVAKLPFVINDGKWHHICIAWTTRDGVWEAYQDGTQRGNGENLAPYHPIKPQGVLVLGQEQDTLGGGFDATQAFVGELAHFNIWDRKLTPGEVYNLATCSTKALSGSVIAWSETNIDIYGGATKWTFEACRQIN from the exons ATGCCGGCGAGAACTCCACTCTGCTGCACCCGGGCGCGCCTTACGCATCTGCCAGCACAGCGGTGGCTCTTCCACGCAGACGCTGgacgcccccgcccccccgccaccGCGGTGGGCTCTCCCTGCCCGCCCCGTTCCATTCCTAGCAAAGGAgcaaaggcggcggcggcggcggcgcgccaGGATCAGACCCGGCCAATGCCGCCGGGACCCTCGACTTTGACTTACGCCTCCTTCAACAGGAAGCACGATGGTCACAAG CCCGCGTACCGCAGTCGGCTCAGCAGTTCGGTGGACAGTTCCGTGGTGCTGAAAGTACGTCCGCGGCTTCGGAGCTCCTCGGCGTCTGTTGGGAACTTTGCCCCAGCCATGTTTGCAGCGGTCCGGTGCAGCCTCGTGTTAGTCTCTTTTTTCTTCTGGAGAGGATGCGCCCAGAATTTCGGCCAGACTCGGTTTATCTGCACTTCGGTGCCGGTGGATATGGACATGTGCACTTCTTCTATGCAGAGCGGCGGCAGCACTGAAGACCTGAAGACCACCGTGCTACAGCTGAGGGAAACGGTGCTTCAGCAAAAGGAAACCATCATGAATCAAAAGGAAACCATCAGGGAACTGACCACGAAGCTGGGCAGGTGTGAAAGCCAGAGCTTACTCGAGACAGTCCCCAGTGAAGCCAAAACAGGCAGGAAGCAGACCACCTCTTCCAAAAACACCATGGGAGATCTCTCCCGGACTCCAGCAGCTGAGACCTTGAGCCAACTTGGGCAAACTTTGCAGTCACTTAAAACCAGGCTAGAAAACTTGGAG caATTCAGTAGGATGAATTCTTCGAGCCAGACAAATTCTCTGAAGGATATACTCCAGAATAACATTGATGATTTAGAGAAGCAAGTGCTGTCTCGAATTAACAGCCTGGAGGAAGGAAAGTACAATCCCAAGAATGAGTCTGAAGAAAGAGGGAAAATAGAGAGCACTTTAACTTCCCTTCACCAAAGGATCAGTGACCTagagaaag GTCAGAAAGATAATAGGCCAACAGACAAGTTTCAACTGACTTTCCCCTTGCGAACCAACTACATGTATGCCAAGGTGAAGAAAAGCCTTCCAGAGATGTATGCCTTTACTATCTGCATGTGGATAAAATCAAATGCTTCCCCAGGTGTAGGTACACCCTTTTCTTATGCAGTACTTGGACAAGCCAATGAGCTGGTGCTGATTGAATGGGGCAATAATCCCATGGAGATCCTTATCAATGATAAG GTAGCAAAGCTTCCTTTTGTCATTAATGATGGGAAATGGCACCATATCTGCATCGCATGGACAACCCGGGATGGTGTCTGGGAGGCTTATCAGGATGGCACACAACGAGGCAATGGGGAAAACTTGGCTCCTTATCATCCTATCAAGCCACAAGGGGTCCTTGTTCTGGGACAGGAACAG GACACCCTTGGCGGTGGATTTGATGCCACCCAGGCATTTGTAGGAGAACTAGCCCACTTCAACATCTGGGACCGAAAACTCACCCCAGGAGAGGTCTACAATCTGGCCACCTGCAGCACCAAAGCCCTGTCCGGTAGTGTCATAGCCTGGTCTGAGACCAACATTGATATTTACGGCGGAGCCACAAAATGGACATTTGAAGCCTGTCGTCAGATCAACTAG